One genomic segment of Streptomyces sp. RerS4 includes these proteins:
- a CDS encoding class I SAM-dependent methyltransferase, protein MATKKNLTADRASVAHKVRYAIGNPTRIAPYVRRAARDTWLRLKHPDHVAYYRAVMASDAGRNPEAAVGSQTHDRWLALGKMQFDYLMEHGLTPAHRMLDIGCGNLRAGWRFIEHLDAGHYYGIDISPDILIDAKKTLVGRGLQDKLPHLTITRDLTLDFLPDRHFDVVHAHSVFSHSPIGIIDECLAHVERVLAPGGWFDFTFDRTEGTEHQVLREDFYYRTETLVALAAKHGLTARFMDDWERLGHGQSKIRVTAR, encoded by the coding sequence GTGGCCACGAAGAAGAACCTCACCGCCGACCGCGCCAGCGTCGCCCACAAGGTCCGCTACGCGATCGGCAACCCCACCCGCATCGCCCCGTACGTCCGTCGGGCCGCCCGCGACACCTGGCTGCGCCTCAAGCACCCCGACCACGTGGCCTACTACCGGGCCGTCATGGCCTCCGACGCCGGCCGCAATCCGGAGGCCGCCGTCGGCAGCCAGACGCACGACCGCTGGCTGGCGCTCGGCAAGATGCAGTTCGACTACCTCATGGAGCACGGCCTCACCCCCGCCCACCGGATGCTCGACATCGGATGCGGCAACCTGCGCGCCGGCTGGCGCTTCATCGAGCACCTCGACGCGGGCCACTACTACGGCATCGACATCTCGCCCGACATCCTCATCGACGCCAAGAAGACCCTCGTCGGACGCGGCCTCCAGGACAAGCTGCCGCACCTGACCATCACCCGCGACCTCACCCTGGACTTCCTGCCCGACCGTCACTTCGACGTGGTGCACGCGCACAGCGTGTTCTCCCACTCGCCGATCGGGATCATCGACGAGTGCCTCGCGCACGTGGAACGCGTCCTCGCGCCCGGTGGCTGGTTCGACTTCACCTTCGACCGCACCGAGGGGACCGAACACCAGGTGCTGCGCGAGGACTTCTACTACCGCACCGAGACCCTCGTCGCCCTGGCCGCCAAGCACGGCCTGACCGCGCGGTTCATGGACGACTGGGAGCGGCTGGGCCACGGCCAGTCCAAGATCCGCGTCACCGCCCGCTGA
- a CDS encoding ABC transporter ATP-binding protein: MSDPTHAPALRATRLGREFGGRPALHGCDVELPAGRVTALVGPNGAGKSTLLQLAAGLMRPTSGGIRVFGEAPGTARARRRTGYLAQEKPLHARFTVADTLRMGRALNPGRWDDAVAERLVRAGDIPVHARIGSLSGGSRTRVALALVLGKRADLLLLDEPLADLDPLARHEVTAHLMAEAADRGTAIVMSSHVLAELEDVCDHVLLLKDGVPRLSGDAQELCDVHVRVTGRADPLEPDGLPRDFDRSTLVHAAVGGRQVTALVRRTAPGAPLPTDGDDRWITETPSLETLLLAHLRVPAPTSPTAPTEVAA, from the coding sequence GTGAGCGATCCGACCCACGCTCCGGCCCTGAGGGCGACCCGACTCGGACGGGAGTTCGGCGGACGGCCGGCCCTGCACGGGTGCGACGTCGAACTGCCCGCCGGCCGCGTCACCGCACTCGTCGGCCCCAACGGCGCCGGCAAGAGCACCCTGCTCCAGTTGGCGGCCGGCCTGATGCGCCCGACCAGCGGAGGGATACGGGTCTTCGGCGAGGCCCCCGGCACCGCACGGGCCCGCCGGCGCACGGGCTACCTCGCGCAGGAGAAGCCGCTCCACGCCCGCTTCACCGTCGCCGACACCCTGCGCATGGGCCGCGCGCTCAACCCCGGCCGCTGGGACGACGCCGTCGCCGAACGCCTCGTTCGCGCGGGCGACATCCCCGTCCACGCCCGGATCGGCTCCCTCTCCGGCGGCAGCCGCACCCGGGTCGCCCTGGCGCTCGTCCTCGGCAAGCGCGCCGACCTGCTGCTCCTCGACGAACCGCTGGCCGACCTCGACCCCCTCGCCCGCCACGAGGTGACGGCGCACCTCATGGCGGAGGCCGCCGACCGGGGCACCGCCATCGTGATGTCCTCGCACGTGCTGGCCGAACTGGAGGACGTCTGCGACCACGTGCTGCTCCTCAAGGACGGCGTCCCCCGGCTGTCCGGCGACGCCCAGGAACTGTGCGACGTACACGTACGCGTCACCGGCCGCGCCGACCCGCTGGAGCCCGACGGCCTGCCCCGCGACTTCGACCGGAGCACCCTCGTGCACGCCGCCGTGGGCGGTCGTCAGGTCACCGCCCTCGTACGCCGCACGGCACCCGGCGCCCCGCTGCCCACGGACGGTGACGACCGCTGGATCACCGAGACCCCGTCATTGGAAACCCTGTTGCTCGCACACCTGCGCGTCCCCGCCCCCACCAGCCCCACCGCACCCACGGAGGTCGCCGCGTGA
- a CDS encoding GntR family transcriptional regulator produces the protein MEFRVDRRSGVATYLQLVTQVKQALRLGVLEPGDRLPTAREVVAATAINPNTVLKAYRELEREGLVEPRPGAGTFVRRSLSHPEAAPDSPLRQSLAAWMNQARAAGLGREDITALIAAAVDESFSTTSGPAPGQSREETA, from the coding sequence ATGGAGTTCCGCGTCGACCGGCGCAGCGGTGTCGCCACCTATCTGCAGCTCGTCACGCAGGTCAAACAGGCCCTGCGGCTCGGCGTACTCGAACCGGGCGACCGGCTGCCGACAGCCCGCGAGGTGGTCGCGGCCACCGCGATCAACCCGAACACCGTCCTCAAGGCCTACCGGGAGTTGGAGCGCGAGGGCCTCGTCGAACCGCGCCCCGGCGCGGGCACCTTCGTACGGCGCTCGCTCTCCCACCCCGAGGCCGCGCCCGATTCGCCCCTGCGCCAGTCCCTCGCCGCCTGGATGAACCAGGCGCGCGCGGCGGGGCTGGGCCGCGAGGACATCACGGCGCTCATCGCGGCCGCCGTGGACGAAAGCTTCAGCACGACCTCCGGGCCCGCGCCCGGACAGTCCAGAGAGGAAACGGCGTGA
- a CDS encoding cytochrome P450, with the protein MPVVDISSHAEEFNADPYPFYAKLRAAGPVHRIGSDSPDDAPYWLVVGHDEARQALTHPALLKDWRASGMHPGIEATAVNANMLESDPPHHTRLRRLVAREFTARRVEALRPRVRRITDELLDAMAARPERAADLIESFAFPLPMTVICELLGVPDLDREHFRRWSNEVVAPQSEAALGEAHVHLSGYLAELIEAKAHAPGEDLLSALIRTRDEDGDSLSPDELIGMAFLLLIAGHETTVNLIGNGVRALLAHPDQLAALRADYDGLIDGAVEEMLRYDGPVQNTTYRYSAEDVELGGVVIPAGVVVLVSLASADRDPARFAEPDVFDIRRAPQGHLAFGHGLHFCIGAPLARMEGRIAIRALLERFPDLAADPAGGPLAWLSGSLMRGVSRYPVRW; encoded by the coding sequence ATGCCTGTAGTCGACATCAGTTCCCACGCCGAGGAATTCAACGCCGACCCGTACCCCTTCTACGCGAAGCTGCGCGCGGCCGGTCCCGTCCACCGGATCGGCTCCGACAGCCCCGACGACGCGCCGTACTGGCTCGTCGTCGGCCACGACGAGGCCCGCCAGGCCCTGACGCACCCCGCGTTGCTGAAGGACTGGCGGGCGTCGGGCATGCACCCGGGCATCGAGGCGACCGCCGTCAACGCCAACATGCTCGAATCCGACCCGCCCCACCACACCCGACTGCGCCGCCTCGTGGCCCGCGAGTTCACCGCCCGCCGCGTGGAGGCCCTGCGTCCGCGCGTCCGCCGGATCACCGACGAACTGCTCGACGCGATGGCGGCCCGCCCCGAACGCGCCGCCGACCTGATCGAGTCCTTCGCCTTCCCCCTGCCCATGACGGTGATCTGCGAGCTGCTCGGCGTCCCCGACCTCGACCGCGAACACTTCCGCCGCTGGTCCAACGAGGTCGTGGCACCGCAGTCCGAGGCCGCCCTCGGCGAGGCACACGTCCACCTGAGCGGGTACCTCGCCGAACTCATCGAGGCCAAGGCCCACGCCCCCGGCGAGGACCTGCTCAGCGCCCTCATCCGCACCCGCGACGAGGACGGCGACTCCCTCTCGCCCGACGAGCTGATCGGCATGGCCTTCCTCCTGCTGATCGCCGGCCACGAGACCACCGTCAACCTCATCGGCAACGGAGTGCGGGCCCTGCTCGCGCACCCCGACCAACTGGCCGCGCTGCGCGCCGACTACGACGGGCTTATCGACGGGGCGGTGGAGGAGATGCTCCGCTACGACGGCCCCGTGCAGAACACCACCTACCGCTACAGCGCCGAGGACGTGGAGCTCGGCGGCGTCGTCATCCCGGCCGGTGTCGTCGTCCTCGTCTCGCTGGCGAGCGCCGACCGGGACCCCGCCCGCTTCGCCGAGCCCGACGTGTTCGACATCCGGCGCGCCCCGCAGGGCCACCTCGCCTTCGGCCACGGCCTGCACTTCTGCATCGGCGCCCCGCTGGCCCGGATGGAGGGCAGGATCGCGATCCGCGCCCTGCTGGAACGTTTCCCCGACCTCGCGGCCGACCCGGCCGGCGGCCCCCTCGCCTGGCTGTCGGGCAGCCTCATGCGCGGCGTCAGCCGCTACCCGGTGCGCTGGTAA
- a CDS encoding transporter produces the protein MKGALWLAWRQQRAMILTGTALLLICAGVVAYRRSEMMTLIDAYGWVPCKGWNGGCESLATFEIMGDNSTGIRILGTLGLALPALIGVFWGAPLLGREMESGTFKVALTQGVGPRAWFAARFGLAALFTLIASTVVGALVAWWWAPISNTLDGPYWHDAPIYNATGPASVACALFALAAGTLAGLTIRRVIPAMGVVLAAVGTTMVFARFFRSGWVDPQTRITPGMTPKQPVGSAWSTGEFGYLTPDGREHSIRNVCQTSGEELRQCMAEHDFVARYHKVYPSGDFWTFQWIETALYLGFAAVLVTLTLLVLRHRTA, from the coding sequence GTGAAGGGCGCCCTGTGGCTGGCTTGGCGCCAGCAGCGCGCGATGATCCTGACCGGCACGGCCCTGCTGCTGATCTGCGCGGGCGTGGTGGCGTACCGCCGCTCCGAGATGATGACGCTGATCGACGCCTACGGCTGGGTCCCCTGCAAGGGCTGGAACGGCGGGTGCGAGAGCCTCGCCACCTTCGAGATCATGGGTGACAACAGCACCGGCATCCGGATCCTCGGAACCCTCGGGCTCGCCCTGCCCGCCCTCATCGGCGTGTTCTGGGGCGCCCCGCTCCTCGGCCGCGAGATGGAGAGCGGCACTTTCAAGGTGGCCCTCACCCAGGGCGTCGGCCCCCGTGCCTGGTTCGCCGCGCGCTTCGGCCTCGCGGCCCTGTTCACACTGATCGCCTCCACCGTCGTCGGCGCACTCGTCGCCTGGTGGTGGGCGCCGATCTCCAACACCCTCGACGGCCCCTACTGGCACGACGCGCCGATCTACAACGCGACGGGCCCCGCCTCCGTGGCCTGCGCCCTGTTCGCCCTCGCCGCCGGCACCCTCGCGGGCCTGACGATCCGCCGGGTGATACCCGCCATGGGGGTGGTGCTCGCGGCGGTCGGTACGACGATGGTGTTCGCCCGCTTCTTCCGGAGCGGCTGGGTCGATCCGCAGACCCGGATCACCCCCGGGATGACGCCCAAGCAGCCGGTGGGCAGCGCCTGGTCGACCGGCGAGTTCGGCTACCTGACGCCCGACGGGCGCGAGCACTCCATCCGGAACGTCTGCCAGACCTCCGGCGAGGAGCTGAGGCAGTGCATGGCGGAACACGATTTCGTCGCCCGTTACCACAAGGTTTATCCCAGCGGTGATTTCTGGACCTTCCAGTGGATCGAGACGGCCCTCTACCTCGGGTTCGCGGCCGTCCTCGTGACGCTGACCCTGCTCGTCCTGCGCCACCGCACCGCCTGA
- a CDS encoding phospholipase D-like domain-containing protein, with translation MARTVRSAALAFALSLAALPTSPAFAADGAPTPHLDSIERTLRQVSPGLEGSVWERTSGNRLGASTPGGADWLLQTPGCWGDPTCADRPGSRRLLDKTREDIARARQSVDISTLAPFPNGGFQDAIVAGLKEAVQKGNKLQVRILVGAAPIYHANVIPSSYRDELVAKLGPAAADVTLNVASMTTSKTGFSWNHSKLVVVDGDSVITGGINSWKDDYLDTAHPVNDVDLALSGPAAGSAGRYLDTLWDWTCRNKSSWSSVWFAATNGAGCLPTLPRPAAPAAPAGGGNVPALAVGGLGVGIRQNDPTSAFRPTLPTASDTKCGIGVHDYTNADRDYDTVNPEESALRALVSSATSHIEISQQDVNATCPPLPRYDVRLYDALAAKLVAGVKVRIVVSDPANRGAIGSDGYSQIKSLSEVSDALRGRLTALTGDEGRSKAAMCQNLQLATFRASDKATWADGKPYAQHHKLVAVDDSTFYIGSKNLYPSWLQDFGYVIESPEAAAQLKSGLLAPQWKYSQATATYDWTRGLCQA, from the coding sequence TTGGCACGCACCGTGCGCTCGGCGGCCCTCGCCTTCGCGCTCTCCCTCGCCGCACTGCCCACCTCCCCGGCCTTCGCCGCCGACGGCGCCCCCACCCCGCACCTCGACTCCATCGAGCGGACCCTGCGTCAGGTCTCGCCCGGTCTGGAGGGGTCCGTCTGGGAGCGCACGTCGGGCAACCGGCTCGGCGCCTCCACCCCCGGAGGCGCCGACTGGCTGCTCCAGACGCCGGGTTGCTGGGGCGACCCGACCTGCGCCGACCGTCCCGGTTCGCGCCGGCTGCTCGACAAGACCCGTGAGGACATCGCGCGGGCCCGACAGAGCGTGGACATATCCACGCTGGCCCCGTTCCCCAACGGCGGTTTCCAGGACGCGATCGTGGCCGGCCTGAAGGAGGCCGTCCAGAAGGGCAACAAGCTCCAGGTCCGCATCCTCGTCGGCGCCGCGCCCATCTACCACGCCAACGTGATCCCGTCGTCCTACCGGGACGAACTGGTCGCCAAGCTGGGCCCGGCCGCCGCCGACGTCACCCTCAACGTGGCGTCGATGACGACCTCGAAGACCGGCTTCTCCTGGAACCACTCCAAGCTCGTGGTCGTGGACGGCGATTCGGTCATCACCGGCGGCATCAACAGCTGGAAGGACGACTACCTCGACACCGCCCACCCGGTGAACGACGTCGACCTCGCACTGTCCGGCCCGGCGGCGGGTTCCGCCGGCCGCTACCTCGACACGCTGTGGGACTGGACCTGCCGCAACAAGAGCAGCTGGTCGAGCGTCTGGTTCGCCGCCACGAACGGAGCCGGCTGCCTGCCCACACTGCCCCGCCCGGCGGCCCCGGCGGCCCCGGCGGGCGGCGGGAACGTCCCGGCGCTGGCGGTCGGCGGCCTCGGCGTCGGCATCCGGCAGAACGACCCGACCTCGGCGTTCCGCCCCACCCTGCCGACGGCGTCCGACACCAAGTGCGGGATCGGCGTACACGACTACACCAACGCCGACCGGGACTACGACACCGTCAACCCGGAGGAGAGCGCCCTGCGCGCGCTGGTCTCCAGTGCCACGTCGCACATCGAGATCTCCCAGCAGGACGTGAACGCGACCTGCCCGCCGCTCCCCCGCTACGACGTCCGGCTCTACGACGCGCTCGCCGCGAAGCTGGTGGCCGGCGTGAAGGTCCGCATCGTCGTCAGCGACCCGGCGAACCGCGGGGCCATCGGCAGCGACGGCTACTCCCAGATCAAGTCGCTGTCCGAGGTGAGCGACGCGCTGCGCGGCCGGCTCACGGCCCTGACCGGTGACGAGGGCCGTTCGAAGGCCGCGATGTGCCAGAACCTCCAGCTGGCCACCTTCCGCGCCTCGGACAAGGCGACGTGGGCCGACGGCAAGCCGTACGCCCAGCACCACAAGCTCGTCGCCGTGGACGACTCGACCTTCTACATCGGCTCGAAGAACCTCTACCCGTCCTGGCTCCAGGACTTCGGCTACGTGATCGAGAGCCCGGAGGCGGCCGCGCAGCTGAAGAGCGGCCTGCTCGCGCCGCAGTGGAAGTACTCCCAGGCGACCGCGACGTACGACTGGACGCGCGGCCTCTGCCAGGCCTGA
- a CDS encoding MurR/RpiR family transcriptional regulator, giving the protein MSSGQQARAQAAAITPSGAAPEQVRPPAERLLALFDGHRLSPGQRRIAQYLIDHLTEAAFLSITELAERAGVSQPSVTRFAASLGFSGYPALRDVLQPIALSAVAGTPDSREQIRHNELQAAVDAEIENLENIRRLLADTNQVLDIGRNLARSVPLTVLGLRISVSLAEYFAYAARRIHPDVRLVTRGGSVAYDALLQSRAAGGTWVLAFAMPRHANETLAALRAARSTGLRVVLITDPTVGPLVDEADVALTAGTGSRLVFDSYAAPGMLSAALLQAMADADPERTQARLEQYEQAADQHGFFL; this is encoded by the coding sequence GTGTCATCGGGGCAGCAGGCACGCGCGCAGGCGGCCGCGATCACGCCCAGCGGCGCCGCGCCGGAGCAGGTCAGGCCGCCCGCCGAGCGGCTCCTCGCGCTGTTCGACGGCCACCGCCTCTCCCCGGGCCAGCGGCGGATCGCCCAGTACCTGATCGACCACCTCACCGAGGCGGCGTTCCTCTCGATCACCGAACTCGCCGAGCGCGCGGGCGTGAGCCAGCCGTCGGTGACCCGGTTCGCGGCCTCCCTCGGGTTCAGCGGCTACCCGGCACTGCGTGACGTCCTCCAGCCGATCGCGCTGAGCGCCGTCGCCGGCACCCCGGACAGCAGGGAACAGATCCGCCACAACGAGCTCCAGGCCGCCGTGGACGCCGAGATCGAGAACCTGGAGAACATCCGCCGGCTCCTGGCGGACACCAACCAGGTGCTGGACATCGGCCGCAACCTCGCCCGCTCGGTCCCCCTGACCGTGCTCGGCCTGCGCATCTCGGTCTCCCTGGCCGAGTACTTCGCGTACGCGGCCCGGCGCATCCACCCCGACGTCCGGCTCGTGACCCGGGGCGGCAGCGTCGCCTACGACGCCCTGTTGCAGTCCCGGGCGGCCGGCGGGACCTGGGTGCTGGCCTTCGCCATGCCCCGGCACGCCAACGAGACCCTCGCCGCGTTGCGGGCCGCCCGCAGCACCGGTCTGCGCGTCGTGCTGATCACCGACCCCACCGTCGGCCCCCTGGTGGACGAGGCCGACGTGGCCCTCACCGCCGGTACCGGTTCGCGGCTGGTCTTCGACTCCTACGCGGCCCCCGGAATGCTCTCCGCCGCCCTGCTCCAGGCGATGGCGGACGCCGATCCGGAACGCACGCAGGCCCGGCTCGAACAGTACGAGCAGGCCGCCGACCAGCACGGATTCTTCCTCTGA
- a CDS encoding VWA domain-containing protein, producing the protein MITRKRWAAGACGLLVALTVGLLPTGAAAADGPAKEAPKVELVLDVSGSMRANDIDGQSRMAAAKQAFNEVLDAVPDEVRLGIRTLGATYPGEDRNLGCKDTQQLYPVGAVNRTEAKTAVATLAPTGWTPIGPALLGAAQDLEGGNATRRIVLITDGEDTCAPLDPCEVAREIAAKGIHLVIDTLGLVPDAKTRAQLTCIAEATGGTYTSVQHTAELSGRVRQLVDRAADPVVTPVATEGAKSCENAPKLNAGLYSDRETFGEHRWYRVDVRPGQELRASVSLGVDRAVNHDYGVLLRATTTHGREIVRGSEAGDGRTDVLSTGLRYPKAELDGVAGDAAEAPETVCLQVSNSFSAGPAVKTTPGMPVELTIDLVDGPDAGSDLASFGLGRGWWLLAALALVGLLAGLVWGWISRWRVSVWRTN; encoded by the coding sequence ATGATCACAAGAAAACGATGGGCGGCCGGAGCCTGCGGCCTGCTCGTCGCCTTGACGGTGGGGCTCCTCCCCACGGGCGCCGCAGCGGCCGACGGACCGGCGAAGGAAGCACCCAAGGTCGAACTCGTCCTCGACGTCAGCGGCTCGATGCGCGCCAACGACATCGACGGCCAGTCCCGGATGGCCGCCGCCAAACAGGCCTTCAACGAGGTCCTGGACGCGGTCCCCGACGAAGTGCGCCTCGGCATACGGACCCTGGGCGCCACCTACCCGGGCGAGGACCGCAACCTCGGCTGCAAGGACACCCAACAGCTGTACCCCGTAGGGGCCGTGAACCGCACCGAGGCGAAGACGGCCGTCGCCACCCTCGCCCCCACCGGCTGGACCCCGATCGGCCCCGCCCTCCTCGGCGCGGCCCAGGACCTGGAGGGCGGCAACGCCACCCGCCGGATCGTCCTCATCACCGACGGCGAGGACACCTGCGCCCCGCTCGACCCGTGCGAAGTCGCCCGCGAGATCGCGGCCAAGGGCATCCACCTCGTCATCGACACCCTCGGCCTGGTCCCGGACGCCAAGACGCGCGCCCAGCTGACCTGCATCGCGGAGGCCACCGGAGGCACCTACACCTCCGTGCAGCACACCGCCGAACTCTCCGGCAGGGTCAGACAACTCGTCGACCGGGCGGCCGACCCCGTCGTCACCCCCGTCGCCACCGAGGGCGCCAAGAGCTGCGAGAACGCCCCGAAGCTGAACGCGGGCCTCTACAGCGACCGCGAGACCTTCGGCGAGCACCGCTGGTACCGCGTCGACGTCCGCCCAGGGCAGGAACTGCGCGCCTCGGTCAGCCTCGGCGTCGACCGGGCGGTCAACCACGACTACGGCGTCCTGCTGCGCGCCACGACCACCCACGGCCGGGAGATCGTCCGCGGCTCCGAGGCCGGCGACGGCCGCACCGACGTCCTGTCCACGGGCCTGCGCTACCCGAAGGCCGAACTCGACGGGGTGGCCGGCGACGCCGCCGAGGCGCCCGAGACGGTCTGCCTCCAGGTCAGCAACTCCTTCTCCGCCGGCCCGGCCGTCAAGACCACGCCCGGCATGCCCGTCGAGCTGACCATCGACCTGGTCGACGGTCCCGACGCCGGCTCCGACCTGGCCTCGTTCGGGCTCGGCCGCGGCTGGTGGCTGCTCGCCGCCCTCGCCCTCGTGGGCCTGCTCGCGGGCCTCGTCTGGGGCTGGATCTCGCGCTGGCGCGTCTCCGTCTGGAGGACCAACTGA
- a CDS encoding serine hydrolase: MPETSRRGLGRRVKVGTSVVLLLAATAAGVQFLRPLPEQRLVSAQDTHTVDGTTAIPWPAKGQAAVRVPGSGDIGVFGEQKPVPTASVAKVMTAYVVLKGHPLRKNDPGPRIEVDAKAVADGTSEHESRIVGLTVGAKYSQLDMLKMLMIPSANNVARLLARWDTGSDSEAAFVAKMNAAAKELGMDDTTYTDPSGLDAGTVSTAVDQLKLAEAVMKEEAFRAVVAMPNATIEGLPTPLINNNGNLLLAPGLSIKGIKTGSSTPAGGTLMWAAYKTVGGETPLILGTMMDQRVDGPDPDAANSLLLVKENSRKVIEAVRTALGSTPVIRKGQLVGHISDGLGGTTPLVATKDVAAIAVPGQRLRITLGTGTGTGTGGKGKPLPREAKAGTEVGVLTVGDGAGAKSVPIAVGAELTEPSFGARLTRLS; the protein is encoded by the coding sequence GTGCCCGAGACGTCGCGGCGGGGCCTCGGGCGGCGCGTCAAGGTGGGGACGTCGGTCGTGCTGCTGCTCGCCGCCACCGCGGCCGGCGTGCAGTTCCTGCGCCCCCTCCCCGAGCAGCGGCTCGTCTCCGCGCAGGACACGCACACCGTGGACGGCACGACGGCCATCCCCTGGCCCGCCAAGGGCCAGGCGGCCGTCCGCGTCCCGGGCTCCGGCGACATCGGCGTGTTCGGCGAGCAGAAGCCCGTGCCCACGGCCAGCGTGGCCAAGGTGATGACCGCGTACGTCGTCCTCAAGGGACATCCGCTGCGCAAGAACGACCCCGGCCCGCGCATCGAGGTGGACGCCAAGGCCGTGGCGGACGGCACCTCCGAGCACGAGTCCCGCATCGTGGGCCTCACCGTGGGGGCGAAGTACAGCCAACTGGACATGCTCAAGATGCTGATGATCCCGTCGGCCAACAACGTCGCCCGCCTGCTGGCCCGTTGGGACACCGGATCCGACTCCGAGGCCGCGTTCGTCGCGAAGATGAACGCCGCCGCCAAGGAACTCGGGATGGACGACACCACGTACACCGACCCCAGCGGTCTCGACGCCGGCACCGTCAGCACCGCCGTCGACCAACTCAAGCTCGCCGAGGCGGTCATGAAGGAGGAGGCCTTCCGCGCGGTCGTGGCGATGCCCAACGCCACCATCGAGGGGCTGCCCACGCCGCTCATCAACAACAACGGCAACCTGCTCCTCGCCCCCGGCCTCAGCATCAAGGGCATCAAGACCGGATCGAGCACCCCCGCCGGCGGCACCCTGATGTGGGCCGCGTACAAGACGGTCGGCGGTGAGACCCCGCTGATCCTCGGCACGATGATGGACCAGCGGGTGGACGGCCCGGACCCGGACGCCGCCAACAGCCTGCTCCTGGTGAAGGAGAACAGCCGCAAGGTCATCGAGGCGGTACGGACGGCCCTCGGCTCGACCCCGGTCATCCGCAAGGGGCAGCTCGTGGGCCACATATCCGACGGGCTCGGCGGGACGACCCCGCTCGTCGCGACGAAGGACGTGGCAGCGATCGCCGTCCCGGGCCAGCGGCTGCGCATCACCCTCGGCACCGGCACCGGCACCGGCACCGGCGGCAAGGGGAAGCCCCTGCCGCGCGAGGCCAAGGCCGGGACCGAGGTGGGCGTGCTGACCGTGGGCGACGGGGCCGGCGCCAAGAGCGTGCCGATCGCCGTGGGCGCGGAGCTCACCGAGCCGTCGTTCGGGGCGAGGCTCACCCGCCTCTCCTGA